One Natator depressus isolate rNatDep1 chromosome 13, rNatDep2.hap1, whole genome shotgun sequence genomic region harbors:
- the LOC141997896 gene encoding von Willebrand factor A domain-containing protein 5A-like: MLQFPLQPQDGDRLPIHRLAAKWLLLELEGAMDTGSEGDQHRALATSLASGVICSLTAYVGVDTERGQPVQGPLVRRDIPLAGFGAAIPLQKMCYSAPGPMAWAQGPSDVSMDCAMVCNFEDSSDVPEWAPEESPLLRLVSLQNADGSWDLDPQLAAALGVSETDARGKVPSQDVPPGVWATVLAVVWLHGQAAGQRDEWELLEAKAVGWVRGQAGPRLSECLEAANTLLGCSVGPAVFSL; encoded by the exons ATGCTGCAGTTCCCTCTGCAGCCACAAGATGGAGACAG GCTGCCCATTCACCGGCTGGCAGCCaaatggctgctgctggagctggagggggcCATGGACACCGGCTCGGAGGGGGACCAGCACCGGGCGCTGGCGACCAGCCTGGCCTCAGGGGTCATCTGCTCCCTCACGGCCTACGTGGGGGTGGACACGGAGCGGGGGCAGCCGGTGCAGGGGCCGCTGGTGAGACGGGACATCCCGCTGGCAG GCTTTGGGGCTGCAATCCCCCTGCAGAAGATGTGTTATTCTGCCCCTGGGCCCATGGCCTGGGCCCAAGGGCCTTCCGATGTGTCCATGGACTGCGCCATGGTCTGCAACTTTGAGGACAGCTCAGATGTGCCAG AGTGGGCACCAGAGGAGTCTCCCCTGCTGAGGCTGGTGTCTCTGCAGAATGCCGACGGATCATGGGACCTGGACCCCCAGCTGGCCGCTGCGCTGGGGGTGAGCGAGACCGATGCCAGGGGGAAGGTGCCCAGTCAG gacgtGCCCCCCGGTGTCTGGGCCACGGTGCTGGCTGTGGTCTGGCTGCACGGCCAGGCTGCGGGGCAGCGCGAcgagtgggagctgctggaggccaAGGCTGTGGGCTGGGTGCGGGGCCAAGCAG GGCCCCGGCTGAGCGAATGCCTGGAAGCCGCCAacaccctgctgggctgcagcgTTGGGCCTGCGGTCTTCAGTCtctga
- the VWA5A gene encoding von Willebrand factor A domain-containing protein 5A isoform X1, giving the protein MTSCGLLNSSNKPVPLRSGSVTVLIRGFVADVGCELLYRNDEPGPVEAVFVFPVDAEAAVYAFQARLGGTCIEAQLREKKQAQELYGDALAGGQSSFLLQQEGATGDIFSCSLGNLPPGEEAALTLRYVCELPLEPDGAARYVLPAVLCPRYTPDGWDGEDVTQGVPRVPQGELPYTLSLSATLQSPHGIDRVLSNCSLSPLSYTSGNRTTAQVSLAEAPPWDRDVELLVYYAEPHKPSAVLEIGLPGAEPGSLMGDPALMVTLLPSLPEAVPGQSPAGEFIFLLDRSGSMECPMDGRDYSPQRIDSAKETLVLLLKSLPLGCYFNIYGFGSQFESFYPQSVGYTQQTMAESLQRVQQLQADLGGTEILAPLRAIYRSPCRDGHPRQLFVFTDGEVVNTQEVITEVQHHRGTHRCFSFGIGEGASTALVKGIARAAGGSAVFITGQDRMQPKALQSLKQALQPAVTRISLSWDLPPGMEAELLGRGPEVIFPGQRCLIYARLRGQPQVSALAWLH; this is encoded by the exons ATGACAAGCTGCGGCCTCCTGAACAGTTCCAACAAGCCGG tgcccctgcGCAGCGGCTCGGTGACGGTGCTGATCCGAGGCTTCGTGGCTGACGTGGGCTGTGAGCTGCTCTACAGGAACGATGAGCCAGGGCCCGTGGAGGCCGTGTTTGTGTTCCCCGTGGACGCCGAGGCGGCCGTCTACGCCTTCCAAGCCCGCCTGGGGGGCACCTGCATTGAGGCCCAACTCCGCGAGAAGAAACAG GCGCAGGAGCTGTACGGGGACGCGCTGGCCGGGGGGCAGAGCTCAtttctgctgcagcaggagggggccACGGGCGACATTTTCAGCTGCTCCCTGGGGAACCTGCCCCCCGGGGAGGAGGCGGCGCTGACCCTGCGCTACGTCTGCGAGCTGCCGCTGGAGCCTGATGGGGCCGCCCGCTACGTGCTGCCGGCCGTGCTGTGTCCCCGCTACACGCCTGATG ggtgggatggggaggatgTCACCCAGGGCGTCCCACGAgtcccccagggggagctgccctACACCCTGAGCCTGAGTGCCACGCTGCAGTCGCCCCACGGCATCGACCGTGTGCTCTCcaactgctccctctcccccctgaGCTACACATCTGGGAACCGAACCACCGCCCAG gtgtcactggccGAGGCCCCCCCATGGGACCGAGACGTGGAGCTGCTGGTGTATTACGCGGAGCCGCACAAACCCAGCGCAGTGCTGGAGATCGGGTTGCCCGGAGCAGAGCCAG GCTCCCTGATGGGCGACCCGGCCTTGATGGTGACCCTGCTGCCCAGCCTGCCCGAGGCGGTGCCGGGCCAGAGCCCAGCCGGGGAGTTCATCTTCCTGCTGGACCGCTCCGGCAGCATGGAGTGCCCCATGGACGGCCGAGACTACTCCCCACAGCGCATCGACAGCGCCAAG GAGACCCTGGTCCTGCTGTTGAAGAGTTTGCCCCTGGGCTGTTATTTCAACATCTACGGCTTTGGGTCTCAGTTCGAGTCCTTCTACCC GCAGAGTGTGGGATACACCCAGCAGACCATGGCCGAGTCCCTGCAGCGCGTCCAGCAGCTCCAGGCTGACCTGGGGGGCACCGAGATCTTGGCACCGCTACGAGCCATTTACCGCAGCCCCTGCCGGGACGGGCACCCACGCCAG ctgtTCGTGTTCACGGACGGGGAAGTGGTGAACACCCAGGAGGTTATCACCGAGGTGCAGCATCACCGGGGGACGCACAG GTGCTTCTCCTTTGGCATTGGGGAAGGGGCCTCCACGGCTCTGGTCAAAGGCATCGCccgggcagcagggggcagcgccGTGTTCATCACGGGCCAGGACCGCATGCAACCcaag GCGCTGCAGTCTCTGAAGCAGGCCCTGCAGCCGGCCGTGACCCGGATCTCGCTGAGCTGGGATCTGCCCCCTGGGATGGAGGCGGAGCTGCTGGGTCGGGGCCCTGAGGTGATCTTCCCTGGGCAGCGGTGCCTCATCTACGCCCGGCTCCGCGGACAGCCCCAG GTCTCTGCACTAGCGTGGCTGCATTga
- the VWA5A gene encoding von Willebrand factor A domain-containing protein 5A isoform X2: MTSCGLLNSSNKPVPLRSGSVTVLIRGFVADVGCELLYRNDEPGPVEAVFVFPVDAEAAVYAFQARLGGTCIEAQLREKKQAQELYGDALAGGQSSFLLQQEGATGDIFSCSLGNLPPGEEAALTLRYVCELPLEPDGAARYVLPAVLCPRYTPDGWDGEDVTQGVPRVPQGELPYTLSLSATLQSPHGIDRVLSNCSLSPLSYTSGNRTTAQVSLAEAPPWDRDVELLVYYAEPHKPSAVLEIGLPGAEPGSLMGDPALMVTLLPSLPEAVPGQSPAGEFIFLLDRSGSMECPMDGRDYSPQRIDSAKETLVLLLKSLPLGCYFNIYGFGSQFESFYPQSVGYTQQTMAESLQRVQQLQADLGGTEILAPLRAIYRSPCRDGHPRQLFVFTDGEVVNTQEVITEVQHHRGTHR; this comes from the exons ATGACAAGCTGCGGCCTCCTGAACAGTTCCAACAAGCCGG tgcccctgcGCAGCGGCTCGGTGACGGTGCTGATCCGAGGCTTCGTGGCTGACGTGGGCTGTGAGCTGCTCTACAGGAACGATGAGCCAGGGCCCGTGGAGGCCGTGTTTGTGTTCCCCGTGGACGCCGAGGCGGCCGTCTACGCCTTCCAAGCCCGCCTGGGGGGCACCTGCATTGAGGCCCAACTCCGCGAGAAGAAACAG GCGCAGGAGCTGTACGGGGACGCGCTGGCCGGGGGGCAGAGCTCAtttctgctgcagcaggagggggccACGGGCGACATTTTCAGCTGCTCCCTGGGGAACCTGCCCCCCGGGGAGGAGGCGGCGCTGACCCTGCGCTACGTCTGCGAGCTGCCGCTGGAGCCTGATGGGGCCGCCCGCTACGTGCTGCCGGCCGTGCTGTGTCCCCGCTACACGCCTGATG ggtgggatggggaggatgTCACCCAGGGCGTCCCACGAgtcccccagggggagctgccctACACCCTGAGCCTGAGTGCCACGCTGCAGTCGCCCCACGGCATCGACCGTGTGCTCTCcaactgctccctctcccccctgaGCTACACATCTGGGAACCGAACCACCGCCCAG gtgtcactggccGAGGCCCCCCCATGGGACCGAGACGTGGAGCTGCTGGTGTATTACGCGGAGCCGCACAAACCCAGCGCAGTGCTGGAGATCGGGTTGCCCGGAGCAGAGCCAG GCTCCCTGATGGGCGACCCGGCCTTGATGGTGACCCTGCTGCCCAGCCTGCCCGAGGCGGTGCCGGGCCAGAGCCCAGCCGGGGAGTTCATCTTCCTGCTGGACCGCTCCGGCAGCATGGAGTGCCCCATGGACGGCCGAGACTACTCCCCACAGCGCATCGACAGCGCCAAG GAGACCCTGGTCCTGCTGTTGAAGAGTTTGCCCCTGGGCTGTTATTTCAACATCTACGGCTTTGGGTCTCAGTTCGAGTCCTTCTACCC GCAGAGTGTGGGATACACCCAGCAGACCATGGCCGAGTCCCTGCAGCGCGTCCAGCAGCTCCAGGCTGACCTGGGGGGCACCGAGATCTTGGCACCGCTACGAGCCATTTACCGCAGCCCCTGCCGGGACGGGCACCCACGCCAG ctgtTCGTGTTCACGGACGGGGAAGTGGTGAACACCCAGGAGGTTATCACCGAGGTGCAGCATCACCGGGGGACGCACAGGTAA